A stretch of DNA from Variovorax paradoxus:
TTCCTGGCGGTGGAATACGAGGCGCTCGAAGCCCTCGAACTTGCCGGTGTGTCGGCGTCGCCGACCGCGTCGGGGCCGACGCGGACCTCGGTCGACTGACCCCGGAAAAACTACTCGGCCGTCCGCAGCGCGGGTGCCGTGGCTGCGGCAGTGCGCCGCGCATAGCGCTGCGCCAGCACCGCGCAGACCATGAGCTGCATCTGATGAAACAGCATCAGCGGCAGCACGATCGCACCGACGGCGTGCGAGGCAAACAGCACCTTCGCCATCGGAATCCCGCTCGCCAGGCTCTTCTTCGAGCCGCAGAAGACGATGGTGATCTCGTCCTCGATGTTGAAGCCGAAGCGCCGCGCCATGAAGGTCGTGAGGCCCAGCGCGAGTGCCAGCAGCACACCGCACACCAGCAGCAGGCCGAGCAGCGCGCTCACGGGAATCTGCTTCCAGAGCCCTTCGATCACCGCCGCGCTGAACGCCGTGTAGACCACCAGCAGGATCGAGCCCTGGTCCACGAACTTCAGCACCGCGGCGCGCTTCTGGATCCACTTGCCGATCAACGGACGCGACAGGTGCCCGATGACGAACGGCACCAGCAGCTGCAGCAGGATGCGTCCGATCGCATCGAGCGAAGAAGACGACGCCACCGCGCCACCTTCCGGCAAGACCACCAGGCTCACCAGCACCGGCGTGATGAACACGCCCAGCAACGTCGACGCCGACGCACTGCAGATCGCGGCCGGCATGTTGCCGCGCGCCATGGCCGTGAACGCAATCGCCGACTGCACCGTCGCAGGCAGCACGCACAGGAACAGCACGCCCGTGTACAGCTGCGGCGTCACCAGCGGCCCCAGCACGGGCCGCAGCGCGAGCCCCAGCAGCGGGAACAGGATGAACGTGCAGGCGAACACCAGCAGGTGCAGCCGCCAATGCGTGATGCCCGCAAGGATCGCCTCGCGCGACAGCTTGGCGCCGTGCAAAAAGAACAGCAACCCGATCGCGACCGTGGTCAGGCCTTCGAAGAAATGCGCCACGCGGCCGCTGGCGGGCAACAGGCTGGCCAGGGTGACGACCGCGACGAGCGTGAGCGTGAAGTTGTCAGGAAGAAAGCGTGAACGTGCCATGGCCTGCATTGGACCGCTCGCCCATTCAAAAGAGAAATGGATTTATCGGATGGATATATGATTTGAGC
This window harbors:
- a CDS encoding bile acid:sodium symporter family protein → MARSRFLPDNFTLTLVAVVTLASLLPASGRVAHFFEGLTTVAIGLLFFLHGAKLSREAILAGITHWRLHLLVFACTFILFPLLGLALRPVLGPLVTPQLYTGVLFLCVLPATVQSAIAFTAMARGNMPAAICSASASTLLGVFITPVLVSLVVLPEGGAVASSSSLDAIGRILLQLLVPFVIGHLSRPLIGKWIQKRAAVLKFVDQGSILLVVYTAFSAAVIEGLWKQIPVSALLGLLLVCGVLLALALGLTTFMARRFGFNIEDEITIVFCGSKKSLASGIPMAKVLFASHAVGAIVLPLMLFHQMQLMVCAVLAQRYARRTAAATAPALRTAE